A genomic segment from Geitlerinema sp. PCC 7407 encodes:
- a CDS encoding STAS domain-containing protein, whose translation MEQKTYTTRDGQTVIVLTPVGRIDITTAWQFRLKLQECISKLSPHIVVNLGQVNFIDSSGLTSLVAGMRDADKVKGSFRICNVHPEAKLVFEVTMMDSVFEIFETEEEALEGVPRNMVS comes from the coding sequence ATGGAACAAAAAACCTACACAACGCGCGATGGTCAAACGGTCATTGTTTTGACCCCTGTTGGTCGGATTGACATTACGACAGCGTGGCAGTTTCGCCTCAAGCTCCAGGAATGTATCTCGAAGCTGAGCCCCCACATTGTGGTGAACCTGGGACAGGTCAATTTTATTGATAGCTCGGGACTGACGTCGCTGGTCGCGGGCATGCGGGATGCAGACAAGGTCAAGGGCAGTTTTCGCATCTGTAATGTCCATCCAGAGGCGAAGCTGGTGTTTGAAGTGACGATGATGGACTCGGTGTTCGAGATTTTTGAGACCGAAGAGGAAGCTCTAGAGGGGGTTCCTCGCAATATGGTGAGCTGA
- the hemF gene encoding oxygen-dependent coproporphyrinogen oxidase, which produces MTTSSTPQVSTTNTLPPSDSRERVSQFMRSLQDKICQGLEALEGGATFREDSWEREDGGGGRSRVLQNGRILEQGGVNFSEVWGNTLPPSILSQRPEAQGHGFYATGTSMVLHPRNPYIPTVHLNYRYFEAGPVWWFGGGADLTPYYPFAEDAAHFHRTFKAACDAHHAEYYPVFKRWCDEYFYLKHRGETRGVGGIFFDYQDASGKLYNGPSPTGPAAQYSDQVGGIGTRSWEDIFAFVQECGDAFLPAYTPIIERRQGMEYGDRERNFQLYRRGRYVEFNLVYDRGTIFGLQTNGRTESILMSLPPLVRWEYCYQPEPNSPEAELYETFLKPQDWANWSPSHV; this is translated from the coding sequence ATGACAACGTCCTCGACCCCCCAGGTATCCACCACTAACACGCTGCCTCCCTCCGACTCTCGGGAGCGGGTCAGCCAGTTTATGCGATCGCTCCAGGACAAGATTTGCCAAGGCCTCGAAGCCCTCGAAGGCGGCGCCACCTTCCGCGAAGACTCCTGGGAGCGGGAAGACGGGGGTGGCGGGCGATCGCGCGTCCTCCAAAACGGGCGCATCCTCGAGCAAGGCGGCGTCAACTTCTCCGAAGTCTGGGGCAACACCCTGCCTCCCTCCATCCTGTCTCAGCGCCCCGAAGCCCAGGGGCACGGCTTCTACGCCACCGGCACCTCCATGGTGCTGCACCCCCGCAACCCCTACATCCCCACCGTCCACCTCAACTATCGCTACTTTGAGGCTGGCCCCGTGTGGTGGTTCGGCGGCGGCGCAGACCTCACCCCCTACTACCCCTTCGCCGAAGACGCGGCCCACTTCCACCGCACCTTCAAGGCAGCCTGCGACGCTCACCACGCCGAGTACTACCCCGTCTTCAAGCGGTGGTGCGACGAATACTTTTACCTCAAGCACCGCGGCGAAACCCGGGGCGTTGGCGGCATCTTCTTTGATTACCAAGATGCCAGCGGCAAGCTCTACAACGGTCCGAGCCCCACGGGCCCCGCTGCCCAGTACAGCGATCAGGTCGGCGGCATCGGTACGCGCAGCTGGGAAGACATCTTCGCCTTCGTCCAAGAGTGCGGCGACGCCTTCTTGCCGGCCTACACGCCGATCATCGAGCGGCGTCAAGGCATGGAGTACGGCGATCGCGAGCGCAACTTCCAGCTCTATCGCCGCGGCCGCTACGTCGAATTCAACCTGGTTTATGACCGGGGCACCATTTTCGGCCTCCAAACCAACGGGCGCACCGAATCAATCTTGATGTCGTTACCGCCCCTGGTTCGTTGGGAATACTGCTACCAGCCTGAACCCAACTCCCCCGAAGCCGAACTGTATGAGACGTTCCTCAAGCCCCAGGACTGGGCCAACTGGTCGCCGAGCCACGTCTAG
- a CDS encoding Mrp/NBP35 family ATP-binding protein gives MSESLTPSAVLEVLRPVQDPELRKSLVELNMIRNVQTNNGQVRFTLVLTTPSCPLREFIVEDCKKAVQQLPGVVDVAVEVTAETPQQKALPDRQGIDGIKNIIAVSSGKGGVGKSTVAVNLAVALAKAGSKVGLIDADIYGPNAPTMLGLTEAQVSVQKSDQGDILQPVFNHGVKLVSMGFLIDPDQPVIWRGPMLNGIIRQFLYQVAWGELDYLIVDLPPGTGDAQLTLAQAVPMAGAVIVTTPQTVALIDSRRGLKMFQQMGVPVLGIVENMSYFIPPDMPEKQYDIFGSGGGQKTSEELGIPLLGCVPLEMSLRQGGDRGVPIVLADPESASAKALTQIAQQVAAKVSVAALT, from the coding sequence ATGTCTGAAAGCCTAACCCCGTCCGCCGTTCTAGAGGTTTTGCGTCCTGTGCAGGACCCCGAGCTGCGCAAAAGCTTGGTCGAGCTCAACATGATCCGCAATGTCCAGACCAACAACGGACAGGTGCGCTTTACCCTCGTCCTGACCACGCCCTCCTGCCCCCTGCGGGAGTTCATCGTCGAGGACTGCAAAAAAGCCGTGCAGCAGCTTCCCGGCGTCGTGGATGTGGCGGTAGAAGTGACAGCCGAAACGCCCCAGCAAAAAGCCTTGCCCGATCGCCAAGGCATCGACGGCATCAAAAACATCATCGCTGTCTCCAGCGGCAAAGGGGGCGTCGGTAAAAGCACCGTCGCCGTCAACCTGGCCGTTGCTCTGGCCAAAGCGGGCTCCAAAGTCGGCCTGATCGACGCCGACATCTACGGCCCCAACGCGCCCACCATGCTGGGCCTGACAGAGGCCCAGGTGAGCGTGCAAAAAAGCGATCAGGGCGACATCCTGCAACCGGTGTTCAATCACGGCGTCAAGCTCGTGTCCATGGGCTTCTTGATCGATCCCGATCAGCCCGTTATTTGGCGAGGCCCCATGCTCAACGGCATCATTCGCCAGTTTCTCTACCAGGTGGCCTGGGGCGAGCTGGACTATCTGATCGTGGACCTGCCCCCAGGAACTGGGGATGCTCAGTTGACCCTGGCTCAGGCCGTGCCCATGGCCGGTGCCGTGATCGTGACCACGCCCCAGACCGTCGCCCTGATCGACTCTCGGCGAGGCCTGAAGATGTTCCAGCAGATGGGCGTGCCGGTCCTGGGCATCGTAGAAAACATGAGCTACTTTATCCCGCCCGATATGCCGGAGAAGCAGTACGACATCTTCGGGTCGGGGGGTGGCCAAAAGACCTCCGAAGAACTGGGGATTCCCCTGCTGGGCTGTGTGCCCCTAGAGATGTCGCTGCGCCAAGGGGGCGATCGCGGGGTGCCCATCGTGCTGGCCGACCCAGAATCTGCCTCCGCCAAAGCCCTGACCCAGATCGCCCAGCAAGTCGCCGCAAAAGTTTCGGTCGCCGCTCTGACCTGA
- the rodA gene encoding rod shape-determining protein RodA produces the protein MLQKSFWRIRWQSLIQPWQEMDWLLLALPVGLTILGGVTIRSVEMNMGLTDWWQHWLVGGIGLVLALGIARSRYENLLQWQWIIYGATIVSLLAVKFLGVTALGAQRWITIGGFNVQPSEFAKIGVIITLAALLHNQSATLPSIGRTLLITGVPWALVFVQPDLGTSLVFGAVTIGMLYWANTNPGWLLLMISPIISAILFSVLLPGWFVWVALMTIIGWRTLPWARLGAFGALVVNLLSGILGKVLWNILHDYQKDRIILFLDPDKDPLGGGYHLIQSRIAIGAGELWGRGLGHGTQTQLDFIPEQHTDFIFSAIGEELGFVGAVVVLLVFWLICFRLVIIAQNAKDNFGSLLAIGVLSMLVFQVVVNIGMTIGLAPVTGIPLPWLSYGRSAMLKNFIALGIVESVANHRQRLKF, from the coding sequence ATGTTACAAAAGTCGTTTTGGCGAATCCGCTGGCAGTCACTCATCCAGCCCTGGCAAGAAATGGACTGGCTGCTCTTGGCGCTGCCGGTTGGATTGACCATCTTGGGGGGCGTCACGATTCGCAGCGTTGAGATGAACATGGGCCTCACCGACTGGTGGCAGCACTGGCTGGTGGGTGGTATTGGCCTAGTGCTGGCCCTGGGCATCGCGCGATCGCGCTACGAAAACCTGCTGCAGTGGCAGTGGATCATCTACGGTGCCACCATTGTCTCGCTGCTGGCCGTCAAATTCTTGGGGGTGACAGCGCTGGGTGCCCAGCGCTGGATCACCATCGGGGGATTCAACGTGCAGCCCTCAGAGTTTGCCAAGATTGGCGTCATCATTACCCTGGCGGCCCTGCTGCACAACCAATCCGCAACGCTCCCGTCCATTGGCCGGACCCTGCTGATTACGGGGGTGCCTTGGGCCTTGGTCTTTGTGCAGCCGGACTTGGGAACCTCGCTAGTCTTTGGCGCGGTTACCATTGGCATGCTCTACTGGGCCAATACCAACCCTGGCTGGCTGCTGTTGATGATCTCGCCGATCATCTCGGCCATTTTGTTTAGCGTCCTGCTGCCGGGATGGTTTGTCTGGGTTGCCCTGATGACCATTATTGGTTGGCGAACCTTGCCCTGGGCTCGGCTGGGGGCCTTCGGTGCTCTGGTGGTCAACTTGCTCTCAGGGATCCTGGGTAAGGTGCTGTGGAATATCCTCCACGATTACCAAAAAGACCGAATCATCCTCTTTTTGGATCCGGATAAGGACCCGCTGGGGGGTGGCTATCACCTGATTCAGTCGCGCATTGCCATCGGGGCTGGGGAGCTATGGGGCCGCGGCCTGGGCCACGGGACTCAAACCCAGCTGGACTTTATCCCGGAGCAGCACACGGACTTCATTTTCTCGGCGATCGGCGAAGAGCTGGGCTTTGTGGGTGCGGTGGTGGTCCTGCTGGTGTTTTGGCTGATCTGCTTCCGGCTGGTGATCATTGCCCAAAATGCCAAGGACAATTTTGGATCGCTGCTGGCGATCGGCGTTTTGTCGATGCTGGTCTTCCAGGTGGTCGTTAATATTGGCATGACCATTGGTTTGGCGCCGGTCACCGGCATTCCGCTGCCGTGGCTGAGCTACGGCCGATCGGCCATGCTGAAGAACTTTATCGCCTTGGGCATTGTGGAGTCGGTGGCCAACCACCGCCAGCGCCTGAAGTTCTAA
- a CDS encoding DUF3352 domain-containing protein, producing the protein MKRRSFFTVLASVAAALLLIGAGGLAWILAQSPLALLQGGAIASPQAAMFVPPQAPLVASLLTNPTKLEAFRQVLAQPGDRRQSRQEVQRVIQSLLAGTGLSYQQDVRPWLGDEATWAVTTADQDRDPSNGLQPGYLLALSTRDPVRSREFLQAFWQKQASAGKLPTFEAYKGTQLIYGDTDNAAVTQATALVGDRFVLFANGPAVLKDAISNVQAPELNLLHSEAYQTALDTLTPKRIGLIYSNVPALTQWLNPQPASATTLPYTQGAIALALERQGIVADTALLTATETSQSGRPQITAVPRALKYIPVGSPLVATGRDMHALWRSLEQGLERGGAIATQLRQPLDQLQQQWGLDLATDVFPWVQGEYALALLPTTPEAAPDWVFVAERTSPLAVSEGLARLDTIAQAQGYSVGPLTLGKQSVSAWTELADESSAQSAETTEPQLQAQVRGVHTTLGNYEIFATSAAALERSLQASQGKALADQPQFQRAIAPLPTPNGGYLYLDWPQGQTWIEDQWPLLRVAELAAGPLFEHLHALTVSTYGSEAGLHHSAIALQLDRP; encoded by the coding sequence ATGAAACGCCGTTCGTTCTTCACCGTGCTGGCTAGCGTCGCCGCTGCCCTCCTCTTGATTGGAGCTGGGGGGCTGGCCTGGATTTTGGCCCAGAGTCCCTTGGCGCTGTTGCAGGGTGGGGCGATCGCCAGTCCCCAGGCCGCGATGTTTGTGCCGCCCCAGGCGCCGCTGGTGGCCTCGCTGTTGACCAACCCGACCAAGCTCGAAGCGTTTCGCCAGGTGCTGGCGCAGCCGGGCGATCGCCGGCAATCGCGCCAGGAGGTGCAGCGAGTGATCCAGAGCCTGCTGGCGGGGACTGGCCTGAGCTATCAGCAGGATGTGCGGCCGTGGCTCGGTGACGAGGCGACGTGGGCGGTGACCACGGCGGATCAAGACCGCGATCCCAGTAATGGCTTGCAGCCTGGGTATCTGCTGGCCCTCAGCACGCGCGATCCGGTCCGCAGCCGAGAATTTTTGCAGGCTTTTTGGCAAAAGCAGGCCTCTGCGGGCAAACTGCCGACCTTTGAGGCCTATAAGGGCACGCAGCTGATCTATGGCGACACAGACAATGCAGCGGTAACCCAGGCGACGGCGCTGGTGGGCGATCGCTTTGTGCTGTTTGCCAATGGGCCAGCCGTCCTCAAGGATGCCATCAGTAATGTCCAGGCTCCGGAGCTGAACCTGCTGCACAGCGAGGCCTACCAGACGGCCCTGGACACGCTGACGCCCAAGCGCATTGGCCTGATCTACTCGAATGTGCCGGCCTTGACGCAGTGGCTCAACCCGCAGCCCGCTTCTGCGACGACCCTGCCCTACACCCAGGGGGCGATCGCCCTGGCCCTCGAGCGCCAAGGCATCGTGGCCGATACGGCGCTGCTGACCGCCACCGAAACCTCCCAGTCCGGGCGGCCTCAGATCACGGCGGTGCCCCGCGCCCTGAAATACATCCCGGTCGGTAGCCCCTTGGTCGCAACGGGACGAGATATGCACGCGCTTTGGCGCAGCCTGGAGCAGGGCCTAGAGCGCGGTGGGGCGATCGCCACCCAGCTTCGGCAGCCCCTAGACCAGCTGCAGCAGCAGTGGGGACTGGATCTGGCGACCGATGTGTTCCCCTGGGTCCAGGGCGAGTATGCCCTGGCCCTCCTGCCGACGACGCCTGAGGCTGCGCCAGACTGGGTCTTTGTGGCAGAGCGCACCAGTCCTCTGGCTGTGAGCGAGGGTCTGGCTCGCCTAGACACCATCGCCCAGGCCCAGGGCTACAGCGTCGGCCCCCTCACCCTCGGCAAGCAAAGCGTCTCCGCCTGGACCGAGCTAGCGGACGAATCGTCGGCCCAAAGCGCTGAGACGACTGAACCCCAGCTCCAGGCCCAGGTGCGGGGTGTCCACACCACCCTGGGCAACTACGAAATCTTTGCGACCTCCGCTGCTGCTCTGGAGCGATCGCTCCAGGCCTCCCAGGGCAAAGCCCTCGCCGATCAGCCCCAGTTCCAGCGGGCGATCGCTCCCTTGCCCACCCCCAACGGCGGCTATCTCTACCTCGACTGGCCCCAGGGACAGACCTGGATCGAGGATCAATGGCCCCTCCTGCGCGTGGCTGAACTAGCCGCAGGACCGCTGTTTGAGCACTTGCATGCCCTCACCGTCAGCACCTACGGCAGCGAAGCTGGGCTGCACCACAGCGCGATCGCCCTTCAGCTCGATCGCCCCTAG
- a CDS encoding alternative oxidase yields the protein MTRILVGILVFVINTLYRDRPYPRFYVLETVARVPYFAYMSVLHLYESLGLWRKADWLKVHFAESWNELHHLLIMESLGGNDRWVDRFVARHAALAYYWLVVLLYLFSPRSAYHFMELVEQHAYHTYDVFLQENEAALKAEPAPAVAVNYYREGDLYMFDEFQTGSKPETRRPEIRHLYDVFVNIRDDEMEHVKTMVACQRPDAQKTFRSPHAVPEVEGTESPILPPKPATSM from the coding sequence ATGACTCGAATTCTTGTGGGTATTTTGGTGTTTGTGATCAATACCCTCTACCGCGATCGCCCCTACCCTCGCTTCTACGTTCTGGAGACCGTTGCCCGCGTTCCGTACTTTGCCTACATGTCGGTGCTGCACCTCTACGAAAGCCTGGGCCTGTGGCGCAAGGCTGACTGGCTCAAAGTGCACTTTGCCGAATCCTGGAATGAGCTCCACCACCTGCTGATCATGGAATCCCTGGGCGGAAATGATCGCTGGGTTGACCGCTTTGTCGCTCGCCATGCGGCCCTCGCCTACTACTGGCTGGTGGTGCTGCTGTACCTGTTCTCGCCGCGATCGGCCTATCACTTCATGGAGCTGGTCGAGCAGCACGCCTATCACACCTACGATGTCTTCTTGCAAGAGAATGAAGCTGCCCTAAAAGCTGAGCCTGCGCCAGCGGTGGCAGTCAACTATTACCGAGAAGGCGACCTGTACATGTTTGATGAGTTCCAGACGGGCTCGAAACCAGAGACTCGCCGCCCCGAGATTCGCCATCTCTATGATGTGTTCGTGAATATCCGGGATGACGAGATGGAGCACGTCAAGACCATGGTGGCTTGTCAGCGGCCTGACGCCCAGAAGACCTTCCGGAGCCCCCACGCGGTGCCGGAGGTCGAGGGAACGGAGTCCCCGATCCTGCCGCCCAAGCCTGCGACCTCGATGTAG
- a CDS encoding HAD family hydrolase — MAMQRPTILALDFDGVICDGLVEYFQTAWLAYQRIWPGGPATPPPDLALKFYRLRPVVETGWEMPVLLHALMQGMGEAEILADWWAIAHQLVTQEARSPADLAVAVDSVRDAWIARDLEGWLAQHRFYPGVGDRLRALEAAVTPYIITTKEGRFVQRLLAAEGIHWPEERIFGKEVKQPKHQTLRELVVAQEAETCVWFIEDRLKTLDSVRQQPDLGMVRLFLADWGYNTEGDRRRAQQTDAITLLPLSAFTQDFAHWPDR; from the coding sequence ATGGCCATGCAGAGGCCGACGATCCTGGCGCTCGATTTTGACGGGGTGATTTGTGACGGGCTAGTGGAGTATTTTCAGACGGCGTGGCTGGCCTATCAGCGCATTTGGCCGGGGGGACCAGCGACGCCGCCGCCGGATTTGGCGCTGAAGTTCTATCGGCTGCGGCCGGTGGTGGAGACGGGCTGGGAGATGCCGGTGCTGCTGCACGCGCTGATGCAGGGAATGGGTGAGGCGGAGATTTTGGCGGATTGGTGGGCGATCGCCCACCAGCTGGTGACCCAAGAAGCCCGCAGCCCCGCCGATCTGGCGGTGGCCGTAGACAGCGTGCGCGATGCCTGGATCGCGCGGGACCTGGAGGGCTGGCTGGCCCAGCATCGCTTTTATCCGGGGGTGGGCGATCGCCTGCGCGCTCTGGAGGCGGCGGTCACGCCCTACATCATCACCACCAAGGAAGGCCGCTTTGTTCAGCGACTCCTGGCGGCGGAGGGCATTCACTGGCCGGAGGAGCGGATCTTCGGCAAGGAGGTCAAGCAGCCCAAGCACCAGACCCTGCGGGAGCTGGTGGTGGCCCAGGAGGCCGAGACCTGTGTCTGGTTCATCGAAGATCGGCTGAAAACCCTCGATTCGGTGCGTCAGCAGCCGGACCTGGGCATGGTGCGGCTCTTTTTGGCGGACTGGGGCTACAACACCGAGGGCGATCGCCGGCGCGCCCAACAAACCGACGCCATCACCCTGCTGCCGCTCTCGGCCTTCACCCAGGACTTCGCCCACTGGCCGGACCGCTAA